The sequence taatttgcataaattaaaatctgGAATAACTCGGcgaccaagagtgctatcacaataaaataaacgccattcttcatcattttgaaagatctttcaaatgaactaataaaaaatttcgcttcataggcactttaagagGTTTTAGAACTTTGAGCCGAAATTGAGTGCTCAGTGCCACATCATAGGCACCCTTTTTATTTTAGACGCTAAGCATTCTTCGGGAAACGGATGCTTTAATAAACCAAGCATAAGCTTCAAGCTATACTCGCGCTTGAGCTGGAGCAAAAAGTCAGTGTAAGCAGATTTTGGTTCGTCAATCTCAAAGACGTCGGAGAAAGGAAGAAAGTAAGGCTTTAACCATTTCTCATCGGCAAATTGCAAAAGGAACTCGCATAACTTTGTAGCGATTTCAGAAACGTTCAACTTTGAGTAACTTCGCTCTGAACCTCGGCGCATTTCTTGCAACGCATAAAGTGTACAATTCTTCAACATGTAGCTTTTTATCACTTCTGATGGCTTGATCGGCAATGCTTTCTTTTCCTGGAATTTCTTCAACAGGTAATAACGATTTGTTGGAATGCTATCAACTTCAATTTCTGGGGATACGACTTTGCTTTTCACTATTTTGCAAAGAGCATAAGCATGGCGAAATTTCTCTGGTAAGGATTTCACAAGCGCTATCTCTGCTGGAGTGGCCGAGATGCGCAACATTCTGCGTTTACCAAAATCTGCGTCATCCTCAAAGATGTTGCAAGTATGACTTATGCTGTCATCTAGTAGATGTCTTTTCTTGTCGAAGTCTTGTGTTAGCGTCTGAAGTATAAGGAAGCATCCAGCATCGATCACGTTTTCATTTGCTAAAGGGATTTCCTTAAAGTTGATGTTGGGAGGCCACCATCCTCTCTTGTACACCGCTGGAACCAGATCTATGCTTATCTTAAGCTGCTTGAACACTGATCCCATCCAATAAACACTGAAGTTGAACACTGGTTTACCGTGAAGGACCTTTATCTTGTCCTCGAAATTGTAGTACAAATTTCCAGACAGCCACAGATTTGTTTCATTGAGAGCTCGTCTAAAGAATCTAGACAAATGTTGCAAGAGTGGCATCGCTAAAAAGTATCCCTCCGCGTCAGAAAAGTGCCGATACTCCTTTGGAACTGGAGTGTCTTTGAATCTAAGACAAGCGTAGCCGGTTTGCAAGCACTCTTCAGTCATCACAATGTTTGTCTTGTCAACTAACTTCTCAAGGCATAAAGCGAAATCGAATTCGTCTGGGCGACCAACTTTCGTTCCTTCAGCCGAGCTACCAGTAGGAAATATTGACATTTCACATCTGGCATCATACTCGCCAATTCTCGCACATAGTTTGTCAACAAGGGAAATGACATccgctgtaatcatttccactTCTTCAGACACTGCTGCAGGTCTACGATAATACTTGGTCAGGAGGTGATTAATCATTTCATCCGAACTTGCTTGGAGGCCGAGAAAATTTTCAACGTCATGCGAGGATGTTATTCTGGACAACGGAATAGCTCTTGGCATGTGTAAGAGAATTTGCTCAACTGAATTACTCTTTGACACCTGAAAGGCAACACCACCATCATCACCATCTTCCTTTGTCAAGATGTGATAACTGTGGAAGCTGGAGTGACGTCTGGCAGTATCCAATGGTCTGTCTTGCAAGTCATCAACGGCGTTTCTGTCAGCACCATGTTCAAGCAGGAGTTCCAGTTGCTCTGGATAGTCATGGTAAGCAGCAAAATGAAGGGCACTCGATCCATGCATATCCTTTGTGTTCACATCAGCTTTGGTTTCCTTTATCAGCTTTCGGAGCAGATCTGGTATTGGTCTGTGTTTCATAATAGAAACAAGAGGACTGCGAGCCCATCTATTTCTCTTGTCAAAATCCATCCCGTTCTTCACAAAGGCATCGAAAACGTTTTcaagaaacaacacaaagcCCGGAGTTTCATTGTAaacgttttcagtgttaacaTCTGCACCACTCTGTATGAGAAACTCGATTAATCTTGTGCAAGTGATACCCATTGATACTCCTGCAATTCTATGTAATGCTGTATTCCCAAGATTATCGGCTGTGTTGACGGATATTCCATATGATAATACGTTCTGGAGAAAATCTACCGAGAAGTTGGCGTTGTCTATCATGTTACCCCATGGCGTTCTGCCAAAAATGTCTTTTTCAGCTAACAACTCTCTGAGTATAGGTAGGCTTGTTGAAGCAATTTCATCTAACAACtcagaaacgttttcaaaaatttcgcaATCTCCGTAGACATGCAAAAAATTTTCACCCATTTGATTCTTGCTTCTCAAATCTATTTCTGGGAAGTTGCGAAGAATGAATCTTAGCAATGGAGTATTGTCCTCTCTTCTGGCAGCCAAATGAAGAATACTGTTTCCAAAGTTTGTCTGACAGTTCAGCTTAATTCCAGTCTTCACGAACTGACAAAGTGCCTGCTTCAGGTCAGAGGATACAACGTCTAGATCTTCATCATCCTCAAGATGATAAGTCTCTTCTTCTATACTTGGAGGTTTACGATAAGATAACAGACAGTGAAGAGCGTTGTATCCCTTAAGATCTGCAACATCGATGTCGATATTGGGTGCAGCTATTAGCTTTTGCAGGGTTTCGAAACTATCAGTTATAGCAGCATAAAGAACAGGGGTTTGGCCCCAATTATTTTTCATGTTGACATCTCCACCTTTCGCCAAAAGTATTTCAGTCAAGACTACTCCTTCTTGAGAGGTGTTTATTGCTGCTAGATGTAAAGGTGTCTCGCCTTTTGCATTTGCGCCGTTGACGTATAGACATTGCTCTTCCTGTAAACATACGTTGATGTCACTCGACAGAACTGCGTTATGCAGTCTGTTGTTTCCAATGAGCCGGCCATCTCCGACAATCTCACCTTCCTGTGGGTTTCTTCTTATTTGCTCATGATGCAAACGAATATTCAGCAAATCGATCTGTTCATAATGAATTGCCATGACAGCAAGTTAAAATCAGTTCAGCTGACGACGAGGGCATAAATTCAAGTGTTGCTTTTTCCAAATCCTTCTTTCACTGCTAATCAGTTGAAGAGGACCCACTGAAAAAAAGTTGTTCAAAATTCAGACCCTGGTGTCTCCATTCGTTCATCATGTGACACGGTAATAAAAGCGGAAATAATTAGGATTGGTATGGATGAAAACAAATTGCATGCAGAGAGACATTCTACGGCCTAGAAGCGGAGACAAGAACTATTTTGTGTCCAAAATAACAACATATTATAAATGGATCGAATGCTAGGTTTAATCTGCAGGCGATCGAAATCATACGATGGAGAAGGAGCGATTTTTCTTGAAGCCGATCTGTTCTGTGCACGgcctaaaggtggatttccactgtcgcgtaatttttacgtgcgtacggacgtaaactttaactggctttacgtgcgtaaattaaaatagaggtgatgtatgaaaagccgcgcgtaaacgtaaaagttgaacctcgctcaacttttacgtttacgcgcggcttttcatacatcacctctattttaatttacgcacgtaaagccagttaaagtttacgtccgtacgcacgtaaaaattacgcgacagtggaaatccaccttaagtcACTTCACTTGGGCGAAAATTTTTTGACATGGGCAGAGAAGTGATCAAAAGCGAATGAATCGTCTGGAAAAAACTTAAATGTTCTCAAGACAAAtaaaatacagcaaagaaaGTAAATTAAAATCATAAATAAGCCGACATGATTTTCCGAGTGTCGTTATTTATATACCTGGTTGTCTGTCGTCTAACATGAGGTGTCTCATCTACAGCAAAGGACAACCCATCCTATCTGACTCCAAGATCGAATGCATGCCTATAACTGTGGCCTTTTTGTGTTTAATTGACAACTTCCCTCGTTACTTGTGCTGTCTTTAAGTTGAACACATAAACTCTGCAAGACTCAAAGCAGCATACATGATGCATCTATCAGTGAGCCAGCTTCCCAGTCCCCTTTCTACCTCTGGAGGTTGTCCACATAGATCTACTGAGAGTTTTTCTTCAGATGTCAACGTACCTTCCTAAATGACTATTGAACCCAACGATTGTAAGAGGGTAACTAGGCATTTTTCTTGGGTAAAAAGTGCACGAATCAGGCATGCGAGCCATTCGAAAAAGAAAGTTGTATTACGTAagtaattaatttaaaaaaaaaactctttcttTCCGAAACAGGCAAATAGCTATCAATTCATGATCCAGTTCATGGGTGAAATCCAACGCAGAAATTACATTCTTTGTCACTGAAGCATACAAAACAGACAAATCTAATTGGGAATTCACCATTGTCTTTCATTGAATTTCAATGATTTCGTGCACCAAAAGAACTGGGCTCCAACGATCGTCCAATCAGGTGGTTTTGTTTCGTAGAGGACGGTAAAGAAGCGTGCTGATCATTCCGAGTCTATTTCTGTGTGGTGGAAAATGAAATTCCAAAGTGAAACATCAGTCCAGTcaatttattacaaaaaataaataagtggttaaaaaaataaagcatAATCGAATGGCCACACTACGAGTATTTATCATAAACTGACGACAATTTACTTCTTTGCGACACATGAGCGATACTATTTATGTCACGTACAGTGACTATTTTTACAACACAGAGTGAGAGACTTTAAAAACTCAGTTTATGGAAAATGCATGGAAATGACCTATTAACTACCTTTAACCATTTCAAAATAGCATCCTCCACTTTCAGTCCAAGACAAGACTGATAACATTTGACAATAACCGAATAGTTTGGTATCCAGCTATGCAATGCAATGCGTGTCCCCAATTAGTTTTTCCTAAGCTAAATACtatttgacacttaaataaagtctatcattatcatcatcatcaatgcCAGTTTGTAACTTCAGAAACAAGCGAGCATGTATAACGGGCATCTTGTCACCCTTAACTTCTTGATATCTCGGCAATGACTGAGACAAGGATAGAAACCAAAACTGGgcttttttcgttttcatgCCAAAAGGTTTATAAAGTGAATCACCTAAGGCTATGAGATACATAGCTACAACCAACGATTTGACTTGGGATTGTTATATTGGCAAAAGTAAAAGTAGttaaataaatacattttacaCTATATTACAGACGGAGTCCACTAGTGAAACACAAACTATCTTTGATTCAAAGAGCTTTTTTGATTGGTAGTACTGTGGCCAGCCCTTCCCCACTACCACTGCTCTTGTTACTTGATTGGGACGTCTGTTTACCCAAAGGCTTCACGTTATGAAGTATCATCAGCCCGTGATCTGCCGTGCGCCATGCGTCCCTATCAGATGACTCACTCTTGATTTGGATCAATACTTCATCCAAGCCCAGAGAAGCTATTTCATCCCttaaaagaggaaaagaaagcGAATGTAATTACCAG is a genomic window of Acropora muricata isolate sample 2 chromosome 8, ASM3666990v1, whole genome shotgun sequence containing:
- the LOC136926009 gene encoding uncharacterized protein; protein product: MAIHYEQIDLLNIRLHHEQIRRNPQEGEIVGDGRLIGNNRLHNAVLSSDINVCLQEEQCLYVNGANAKGETPLHLAAINTSQEGVVLTEILLAKGGDVNMKNNWGQTPVLYAAITDSFETLQKLIAAPNIDIDVADLKGYNALHCLLSYRKPPSIEEETYHLEDDEDLDVVSSDLKQALCQFVKTGIKLNCQTNFGNSILHLAARREDNTPLLRFILRNFPEIDLRSKNQMGENFLHVYGDCEIFENVSELLDEIASTSLPILRELLAEKDIFGRTPWGNMIDNANFSVDFLQNVLSYGISVNTADNLGNTALHRIAGVSMGITCTRLIEFLIQSGADVNTENVYNETPGFVLFLENVFDAFVKNGMDFDKRNRWARSPLVSIMKHRPIPDLLRKLIKETKADVNTKDMHGSSALHFAAYHDYPEQLELLLEHGADRNAVDDLQDRPLDTARRHSSFHSYHILTKEDGDDGGVAFQVSKSNSVEQILLHMPRAIPLSRITSSHDVENFLGLQASSDEMINHLLTKYYRRPAAVSEEVEMITADVISLVDKLCARIGEYDARCEMSIFPTGSSAEGTKVGRPDEFDFALCLEKLVDKTNIVMTEECLQTGYACLRFKDTPVPKEYRHFSDAEGYFLAMPLLQHLSRFFRRALNETNLWLSGNLYYNFEDKIKVLHGKPVFNFSVYWMGSVFKQLKISIDLVPAVYKRGWWPPNINFKEIPLANENVIDAGCFLILQTLTQDFDKKRHLLDDSISHTCNIFEDDADFGKRRMLRISATPAEIALVKSLPEKFRHAYALCKIVKSKVVSPEIEVDSIPTNRYYLLKKFQEKKALPIKPSEVIKSYMLKNCTLYALQEMRRGSERSYSKLNVSEIATKLCEFLLQFADEKWLKPYFLPFSDVFEIDEPKSAYTDFLLQLKREYSLKLMLGLLKHPFPEECLASKIKRVPMMWH